DNA from Aphis gossypii isolate Hap1 chromosome 3, ASM2018417v2, whole genome shotgun sequence:
AATTTCAATCATACGACAGTTGCATCAATGTTATAGGTGGGGTTTATAtcgaaattacttttttaataagcatttttaaaaaattattttttgtaaatatattgaagaaaataatatatttggaaattaaaaaaaaatttttataaatttaaatttctgtaaatgcattttagttaataataaacttatattataaaaatattaatttaataagcaacacttttcaaatttgtattcagtaagataataaatgatatactagaaatatacaatacttttATACCAGAaagattcttattttatagtaagacTATAATCTAGTGCATTtctgatatttaataaatttaaatttaaatttaaaaccactaaatattatagaatagttaagtatacaaaataaaatccttCAAcaaagcataaaataaaaaaatgaagaaaaactGTCCACCCTGTATGCAATTATTAGAATCTAAAAGTAGCTACATGatgtctattttaatttttaatctaattagaattatgtaaaaataaaaatatatctactatatattatacaatttagaaaaaaatgtagcaAATGTATCCACTAAAAGATTTAGTGAAAAATGAAATGATTTATGTAAATGAGGAAAGGTTGGatcagtaaataaaaaaataaatgtcaaatttattaaaaatctattttattttagtattacacattttacttGAAGCTACATGGAAtaagtaacaatataatatatacattatatcttACATGATGTACTATTTGTATCAAATTTCCAAATATAGTGGCaacataaaaacttatatcgttccaaaaaatgattttggaaaaaaagaaacgcataattgaaaaaattgtgtttccTTGTTTTAGCATAGAGTACAAAAATcaccatatttattttattattaggtaaattaataaaagacactaataatttttttcacttattatttaaataaaaaatataattgtaaatattttgacagcCTTtagttactaatttattagaattcaaagttaaaatatttaacaaatctaCAAAATTGGAAAACATTAGTAAGTTGATTGTTTACTTAAGCAAATTTATCATGTTAATCAAAGGAAATCATCTTGAACAAGGTCAGGAGGAAATCGCATACCTCTTCTTTTCAAAGACCGTTCAATAGATTTAGCTTTTTCTATTTTGGCATCTTGCTCTTGCTTTTGTAAAGCTAGAATGTCTCCTATTGATACTCTTTCAAACATCTGATCAGCTTCTTTTAAGGCGTCctagaaattataatgatcaacaattaataatgtttgagttaaattcaacatttaaaatacaatcttACTATTTCTCCGAGTAGTACGACATTTTCTCCTCTCACTAAAAATACACCTCTGGGTATATCACCAAATTTTTTGCCCACATGTATGCGCTCAACTGTTTGCTGAAGCAACAAATTGGCATATTGGTCAACACTCCTTAAGTATCCAATAAGCGTTCTACCATCACGTAGAAGAACCATAAGcttttctataattaaaaaaaaaaaaacaaacaattaatgttaatgacacatttatataatgtcacactgacaaaataatcattaaatcattttacacTTACTGTCCAATTCGTACAAAAGTGTAGCAGTTCTAGGCGGAAAAGAGTTCATCGTAATTAAACGaggataattataaaatcataaatttaaaaaaataacagttcgGAATCATATTAAGTAATACTTTTACATCTAGTATATCTACCCATTACTTACTTAAGAATCACATTATTACAtactggaaataataataataataataataataataataacaaaaaaatactagttatCTACTATAGATAACTCGTTTTGATAACAATGATATCAAAACTGTTAAATTaggcaatataaaaatagttcatgATCTGGGCATTTAAGATTAGTACATTTACGTATGTTTTGGCACTATAACTCTTTATAACTGTGACTCATTAGTATCACTTTTACAGTTTTACTAATAAAGAAAAGGTCAGgtgaattttataagttataaccggACATTTCGATTTGGAAAACATTATCATTTGAGTTCCATTGACAACGCCAAAACACGCCTATTCTTGTGGCACGGTCATgataattatcttattatctaTTGCCGTGGTTCGTGGAAAAAATGGAATCGCttatcaaacattataattctttaaaacaaattatttttggtatatttAAGAGGACTGTTGGACAATCCATTTTGTATAAAGTCTCAGGTGCTGTGTTCAATATGGTTGATCAAAACCAGGAACACAAATGTGATAGTCCCGATTTGTACGAAGCGgcagataattttaattatgtactttATCGAGACCGACCAGAATGGAAGGACGTACAACCAATTGCTCAAGACGATGGTCCAGCTCGAGTGGTTCAGATAGCTTACTCCACcaaatgtaacaaataaaaaaacattctatcagactagtaaaaattatttgcaatatTTCAAAGATCATAACTGTACTAGCGCAGTTTGTAgctattatttacattgttaTTTGAAGACTAGCATGTCTTAACTTTTAGACAAAACATAAtgtaattcgattttttttgtatctgcTTACAGTTTCAGATGTATACGACTATTTCAGAGCTGTTCTTAAATCTGGAGAGAAATCTCTTAGGGCCCTGAGCTTGGTTACTGATGCTATAACTTTAAACCCAGCTAATTATACTGTGTGGATATACCGGTAAATAGTTTGTTGATGCTTACCCATTGTACttagtcaaaaatattaacaatttttttttcttttagattAGAAATAGTAAAACACTTGAAAGTAGACTTAAACAATGAATTAGAATATATATCAAATGTGATTCGGGAGTTCACTAAAAATTACCAAGTGTGGtatgtatttgtgtatatatgttTAGTCCGTTCATGTTTAGCAAAAAATTTTGGCGGTGAATCAGTTTTGTCAGACAGTGGTGGTGTCAGGTAATACATGTCTGTCACCTCTACATAGTCAACCATATATAAGGCTGCTGTATAGTAAAGTTACACGCAAGTCAGCCGCCAAGGTACCTTCTAAACATTGATGGAGTAAAGCATTTTGTACATACcgactcataaaatattaaattactgcaACTTAATAGGTAATCTGATttgaattcatttaatttttaggcaATATCGTAAGACTATTGTTGAAATGTTAAACGATCCATCAGGTGAATTAGAATTTACAgctgatattttagatatggACTCCAAAAATTACCATGCTTGGCAATACAGACAATGGGTCCTCACTACATTcaggtaatacaataattgttaaatatgtaataaaaaattgattaatattgaatttgtgtttattttagtgAGTTAATGCAATATGAACTGaattttgttgataatttaatatctcaaGACATGCGAAATAATTCTGCTTGGAATCaacgttattttgttataaataattcagatCCTGATTctgatgtaattaataaagaacTAGAGTATACATTTGGTAAAATacgaattttatcaaaaaatgaaagtGCATGGAACTATTTAAGggggtaatattataatcataatgccTTAAATAGGacatattagttaaaattaattaattaacatttgtttttgaaatagattattattatactctgaAAATGGAGTGCTGGAAGATAAAGTTCGtgatttttgttcaaatttatataataagggAAACAGATCAGTACACCTTATGTCTTGTTTGATTGATTTGACTGATGCAGATGAATCTACTGATCCAGAgaatgttgaaaaaattaaatttgcattaaaagtaagtacattgaaatgatttatgtatatatttgtttttaaccaatattaatatatcaaacattttttttattttagttatgttTTGATTTGGCGTCCGATTATGATCCTATACGTCGTTATTATTGGGCATATATATCTAAAGATATTGaacttaaattcaatttcaaagAACATGAcactaaaattgtaattgaaaataataaaatgaactaaaagaattaata
Protein-coding regions in this window:
- the LOC114125232 gene encoding U6 snRNA-associated Sm-like protein LSm1 gives rise to the protein MNSFPPRTATLLYELDKKLMVLLRDGRTLIGYLRSVDQYANLLLQQTVERIHVGKKFGDIPRGVFLVRGENVVLLGEIDALKEADQMFERVSIGDILALQKQEQDAKIEKAKSIERSLKRRGMRFPPDLVQDDFL
- the LOC114125211 gene encoding protein farnesyltransferase/geranylgeranyltransferase type-1 subunit alpha encodes the protein MESLIKHYNSLKQIIFGIFKRTVGQSILYKVSGAVFNMVDQNQEHKCDSPDLYEAADNFNYVLYRDRPEWKDVQPIAQDDGPARVVQIAYSTKFSDVYDYFRAVLKSGEKSLRALSLVTDAITLNPANYTVWIYRLEIVKHLKVDLNNELEYISNVIREFTKNYQVWQYRKTIVEMLNDPSGELEFTADILDMDSKNYHAWQYRQWVLTTFSELMQYELNFVDNLISQDMRNNSAWNQRYFVINNSDPDSDVINKELEYTFGKIRILSKNESAWNYLRGLLLYSENGVLEDKVRDFCSNLYNKGNRSVHLMSCLIDLTDADESTDPENVEKIKFALKLCFDLASDYDPIRRYYWAYISKDIELKFNFKEHDTKIVIENNKMN